Proteins from a genomic interval of Acetobacterium woodii DSM 1030:
- a CDS encoding methyltetrahydrofolate cobalamin methyltransferase, which produces MIIIGEKINGTIPIVKEAIEKRDAAFIADRAVKQTDAGADFIDVCASTAPEYEIETLKWLMAVVQDATDTPLCIDSPNPRVIEAVFKYANKPGMLNSISEEGDKCEVLLPLLEGNTWEVVGLTCDNNGIPNDVQTKLDITKSMVEKAAQYQITPDRIHIDPCVMALSTENNSMLNFQQEIKAIKELYPTIHVTGAISNMSFGLPVRALLNKTCMAFAIQAGMDSAVIDPMNRDMMGTIFATYALMGKDKHCRKYSKAYRSGQIGPLDR; this is translated from the coding sequence ATGATTATTATTGGAGAGAAGATTAACGGGACGATACCAATAGTAAAAGAAGCTATTGAAAAACGTGATGCCGCATTTATTGCAGATCGTGCAGTTAAACAGACAGATGCAGGAGCAGATTTTATCGATGTCTGTGCCAGTACAGCCCCTGAATACGAAATTGAAACACTGAAATGGCTGATGGCGGTCGTTCAAGATGCGACCGACACACCCTTATGTATTGATAGCCCTAACCCACGAGTGATTGAAGCGGTGTTTAAATATGCAAATAAGCCGGGGATGTTAAATTCCATTTCGGAAGAAGGGGATAAATGTGAGGTGCTATTACCGCTGTTGGAAGGTAATACATGGGAAGTGGTAGGCCTTACCTGTGACAATAACGGTATTCCCAATGATGTGCAAACAAAATTGGATATTACCAAAAGCATGGTAGAAAAAGCCGCTCAATATCAGATTACGCCAGATCGGATTCATATTGATCCATGTGTAATGGCACTTTCTACGGAAAATAATTCGATGTTGAATTTTCAACAGGAAATTAAAGCGATTAAGGAGCTCTATCCAACAATTCATGTAACCGGTGCCATAAGCAATATGTCGTTCGGATTGCCAGTACGTGCTCTTTTAAATAAAACGTGTATGGCTTTTGCCATTCAGGCAGGGATGGATTCGGCGGTGATAGATCCAATGAATCGCGATATGATGGGTACTATTTTTGCAACATATGCACTTATGGGTAAAGATAAACATTGCCGAAAATATAGTAAAGCGTATCGGTCTGGCCAGATCGGTCCGCTCGATAGATAA
- a CDS encoding 4Fe-4S dicluster domain-containing protein, with amino-acid sequence MTLAISKEEEKKVKGLGFLRNRGTDNFSGRVITENGLITTEQAKCIIEAAEKYGNGKLALTTRLTIECQGIPFEKINEFKACLAQGGLETGGTGAKVRPVLSCKGTTCQYGLIDTFALAKEIHDRFYSGMREITLPHKFKIAVGGCPNNCVKPDLNDLGIIGQYQPELQQESCRNCKNCNVIKACPIGAIKMKDGLIKIDENACLNCGRCIDQCPFDVIKNGIKGYKLVVGGRWGKQGNKGKALDSLFRNKEDVLDMVEKIIYFYKEQGQPGERFATTIERLGFEIVQEKLLC; translated from the coding sequence ATGACATTAGCAATTAGTAAAGAAGAAGAAAAAAAGGTTAAAGGATTGGGCTTTTTAAGAAATCGGGGAACGGATAATTTTTCAGGTCGGGTGATTACCGAAAATGGTTTAATAACGACTGAGCAGGCGAAATGTATTATCGAAGCTGCCGAAAAATATGGAAATGGTAAGTTGGCATTAACAACGCGATTAACCATTGAATGTCAGGGAATTCCATTTGAAAAAATCAATGAATTTAAAGCATGTTTAGCCCAAGGGGGGTTAGAAACGGGGGGAACTGGCGCTAAAGTACGTCCGGTTTTATCGTGTAAAGGAACTACCTGTCAATACGGGTTAATCGATACATTTGCCTTGGCAAAAGAAATTCATGATCGCTTTTATAGCGGTATGCGGGAAATAACCCTGCCCCATAAATTTAAAATCGCGGTGGGCGGTTGTCCGAATAATTGTGTTAAGCCAGATTTAAATGACCTGGGTATTATTGGACAATACCAGCCTGAATTACAGCAAGAATCCTGCCGGAATTGCAAAAATTGTAATGTAATAAAAGCCTGTCCGATTGGCGCTATCAAAATGAAAGACGGACTGATAAAAATCGATGAAAATGCTTGTTTGAATTGTGGCCGTTGTATTGATCAATGTCCGTTTGATGTCATTAAAAATGGGATAAAAGGCTACAAACTTGTCGTTGGTGGGCGCTGGGGGAAACAGGGAAATAAGGGAAAAGCATTGGATTCGCTTTTTAGAAATAAAGAAGACGTGCTAGATATGGTTGAAAAGATTATCTATTTTTACAAGGAACAGGGACAACCGGGAGAACGATTTGCGACCACCATTGAACGTTTGGGTTTTGAAATTGTACAAGAAAAATTACTGTGTTAA
- a CDS encoding ketopantoate reductase family protein produces MEIEKVSIIGLGALGILFGDLIFQKISSDLTIIADQKRIEKYKTEGVFCNQKRCDFNYLSPEDETVIADLIIFCVKINGLKEAIQAVEKHVGPNTIFISLLNGITSETIIGEHFGEKNLVWSVAQGMDTVKVENQLHYTNPGIICFGNRNSDEPSSTVKRVKNFFDKVGIAYQIDNQMERKIWSKFMLNVGINQVVSVFGENFGSVQKMGELRDLMIAAMAEVIPLAQKEGIDLNQADINYWLGVVDALDAKGKPSMRQDVEARRPSEVELFSGTVIQLGKKYGIVTPVNEMLYNKIKKVESSY; encoded by the coding sequence ATGGAGATAGAAAAAGTATCGATCATCGGTTTGGGAGCGCTGGGAATCCTCTTTGGGGATTTGATCTTTCAAAAAATTAGTTCAGATCTGACGATTATTGCTGATCAAAAACGCATCGAAAAGTACAAAACTGAGGGTGTTTTCTGTAATCAGAAACGGTGTGATTTTAATTATTTATCGCCAGAAGATGAAACCGTGATAGCGGATCTGATAATATTCTGCGTTAAAATTAATGGTCTGAAAGAAGCGATTCAAGCGGTTGAAAAACACGTTGGCCCGAACACTATCTTCATTTCCTTATTAAACGGCATCACCAGTGAAACCATCATTGGCGAACATTTTGGTGAAAAAAATTTGGTTTGGTCAGTGGCCCAGGGGATGGATACGGTTAAAGTGGAGAACCAACTTCATTATACCAATCCGGGGATAATTTGTTTTGGCAATCGCAATTCAGATGAACCCTCAAGTACGGTTAAACGAGTTAAAAACTTTTTTGACAAAGTAGGAATTGCCTACCAGATTGACAATCAGATGGAACGGAAAATATGGTCTAAATTTATGTTGAATGTTGGAATAAATCAAGTTGTTTCGGTTTTTGGAGAAAACTTCGGAAGTGTCCAAAAAATGGGGGAACTGCGAGATTTGATGATCGCTGCCATGGCTGAAGTAATTCCACTTGCACAAAAAGAGGGGATCGATTTGAATCAAGCCGATATTAACTATTGGCTTGGAGTGGTCGATGCCCTTGATGCGAAAGGGAAACCATCGATGCGTCAGGATGTTGAAGCAAGACGCCCCAGTGAAGTTGAACTTTTTTCAGGAACCGTTATACAACTGGGAAAAAAATATGGAATTGTTACCCCAGTGAATGAGATGCTTTATAATAAAATAAAAAAAGTAGAAAGTTCATATTGA
- a CDS encoding TetR/AcrR family transcriptional regulator, producing the protein MRKKDDEKEKNIKAAVIKLILHEGFHGTSISKIAKEAGVSPATLYIYFDSKEMMLRDIYQDYAEEIYHYMINSIHHGMNGKQLIEILMRSYYEYIQENEEIFNFVEQFSHCPSLSCGCAGIQGIFDINHLVSELKANEVIRDYYNENILSIIFYPVKSIVVDHDKSRSEQDELLEEMIRIIQNTLLR; encoded by the coding sequence ATGAGAAAAAAAGATGATGAAAAAGAAAAAAACATAAAAGCAGCTGTCATTAAACTGATCCTTCATGAAGGGTTTCACGGAACATCGATTTCTAAAATTGCTAAAGAGGCCGGCGTATCACCGGCGACACTTTATATTTATTTTGATAGCAAAGAAATGATGTTAAGGGATATTTATCAAGACTATGCGGAAGAGATTTATCATTATATGATAAATAGTATTCATCATGGAATGAATGGCAAGCAATTGATTGAAATTCTGATGCGAAGTTATTATGAATATATTCAGGAAAATGAAGAAATTTTTAATTTTGTCGAACAATTTTCTCACTGCCCGTCATTATCATGTGGTTGTGCTGGAATCCAAGGTATTTTTGATATCAACCATTTAGTTTCTGAACTTAAAGCGAATGAAGTGATCAGAGATTATTATAATGAAAATATCTTATCGATTATATTTTATCCGGTTAAATCAATTGTAGTTGATCATGATAAATCAAGAAGTGAACAGGATGAATTACTTGAAGAAATGATAAGAATTATTCAAAACACATTGTTGAGATAA
- the ftsH gene encoding ATP-dependent zinc metalloprotease FtsH, which produces MKYLKGFGAYLLIFMILIGVIGFNALNEKPQSMDYSQLLTEIEAGNVKSIALESNTATIELNQAFDANSGNTKYSVTIPPDITSASERFTQALDNNLITTYSITQPWQAPWWLMLVPTAIFIIMIAVWLGASQKQQNGGMGGNRAMAFGKSKAKMSVDGQNKVNFANVAGADEEKEELAEIVEFLKAPKKFVDLGARIPKGVLLVGPPGTGKTLLAKAVSGEAGVPFFSISGSDFVEMFVGVGASRVRDLFEQAKKNAPCIVFIDEIDAVGRHRGAGMGGGNDEREQTLNQLLVEMDGFGINEGVILLAATNRPDVLDPALLRPGRFDRRVIVGLPDIKGREQILKVHSAGKPFDEDVKLDEVARITPGFTGADLENLLNEAALLTARGNMKKINNDVIKEAAFKVMMGPEKKSHVMSEKDKKVTAFHEAGHAIAIKLVSSSQNVDRVSIIPSGMAGGYTASRPLEDQSYQTKSQLIEEIIIALGGRAAEEIILNEVSTGASSDLKKVNQIARNMVTKYGMSDQLTNMIFGNENDEVFLGRDFTQTRNYSDEVAGIIDHEIKSIIDQAYQRTLTLLRENIEKLNRLAETLLLKEKVEGREFEEIFQGA; this is translated from the coding sequence TTGAAATATTTAAAAGGTTTTGGTGCGTACTTGCTTATTTTTATGATTTTGATTGGTGTTATTGGCTTTAATGCACTAAATGAAAAGCCGCAAAGTATGGATTACTCGCAGTTATTAACCGAAATTGAGGCGGGAAATGTTAAGAGTATCGCGCTTGAAAGTAATACCGCTACCATTGAATTGAACCAAGCTTTTGATGCAAATAGTGGAAATACAAAATATTCGGTAACGATTCCGCCAGACATTACCTCGGCTTCGGAACGTTTTACGCAGGCATTAGATAATAACTTGATTACAACCTATAGCATTACGCAGCCGTGGCAGGCACCGTGGTGGTTAATGTTAGTACCAACGGCTATTTTTATCATCATGATAGCAGTTTGGCTTGGTGCCAGCCAGAAACAGCAAAATGGCGGAATGGGCGGAAATCGAGCAATGGCATTTGGCAAAAGTAAGGCAAAAATGTCAGTTGATGGGCAGAATAAAGTAAATTTTGCTAATGTTGCCGGAGCCGATGAAGAAAAAGAAGAACTGGCAGAAATTGTCGAATTTTTGAAGGCTCCCAAAAAATTTGTTGATCTGGGTGCTAGAATTCCTAAGGGCGTTCTTTTAGTAGGACCTCCGGGAACAGGGAAAACATTGTTGGCAAAAGCAGTATCCGGTGAAGCCGGGGTGCCATTTTTTAGTATCAGTGGTTCTGACTTTGTTGAAATGTTTGTCGGTGTTGGCGCTTCTCGCGTTCGTGATCTTTTTGAACAAGCTAAAAAAAATGCCCCATGTATCGTATTTATTGATGAGATCGATGCAGTTGGTCGACATCGTGGCGCTGGTATGGGCGGTGGCAATGACGAACGAGAACAGACCTTAAATCAACTGCTAGTTGAAATGGATGGTTTTGGCATTAATGAAGGCGTTATTCTGTTGGCGGCAACCAATCGTCCCGATGTACTTGATCCCGCTCTTTTAAGACCAGGACGTTTTGATCGTCGGGTGATTGTGGGATTGCCGGATATTAAAGGCCGAGAACAGATTTTAAAAGTTCATTCAGCGGGTAAACCATTTGACGAAGATGTTAAACTGGATGAAGTGGCACGAATCACACCGGGATTTACTGGTGCGGATTTGGAAAATTTGTTAAATGAAGCCGCTTTATTAACAGCGCGTGGAAATATGAAAAAAATTAATAATGATGTCATTAAAGAAGCTGCCTTTAAGGTCATGATGGGTCCAGAAAAGAAAAGTCATGTGATGAGCGAAAAAGATAAAAAAGTAACCGCTTTTCATGAGGCCGGTCATGCGATTGCCATTAAACTTGTTTCGTCGAGCCAGAATGTCGATCGGGTGTCAATTATTCCATCGGGGATGGCTGGTGGTTACACGGCTAGCAGGCCATTAGAAGATCAAAGCTATCAAACAAAATCGCAACTGATTGAAGAAATAATCATTGCTTTGGGGGGCCGAGCCGCGGAAGAGATTATTCTCAATGAAGTAAGTACGGGGGCATCAAGTGATTTGAAAAAGGTTAACCAAATTGCCAGAAATATGGTGACGAAATATGGAATGAGTGATCAATTAACAAATATGATTTTTGGAAATGAAAATGATGAAGTCTTTTTAGGTCGAGATTTTACGCAAACACGAAATTATAGCGATGAGGTTGCCGGAATTATTGATCATGAAATAAAAAGCATTATTGATCAGGCATATCAACGGACCTTGACGTTACTTAGAGAAAATATCGAAAAACTAAATCGTTTGGCAGAAACGCTGTTGCTTAAGGAAAAAGTCGAAGGTCGGGAGTTCGAAGAGATTTTTCAGGGAGCATAA
- a CDS encoding cobalamin B12-binding domain-containing protein, whose product MLDLKVLTQTLGDLEEDEVMELLKDFMETNPSEVEALEAVAACQSGMAIVGDLFEKGEYFVGDLIFAGELLTEAINVLKPALGGGDSTVIGTILLGTVHGDLHDIGKNIFRSMSEAAGFEVVDLGIDVSSDVFVEKAKEFKPQIIGMSGVLTLAIDSMKETVDAVKAAGIDAKIIIGGNPVTKEACEYVGADIFTTNAAEGVKLCQEWM is encoded by the coding sequence ATGTTGGATTTAAAAGTATTAACACAAACGTTAGGTGATCTTGAAGAAGATGAAGTAATGGAACTGTTAAAAGATTTTATGGAAACCAATCCTTCGGAAGTTGAAGCATTAGAAGCTGTGGCTGCCTGTCAAAGTGGAATGGCAATCGTTGGAGATCTTTTTGAAAAAGGCGAATATTTTGTTGGTGATCTGATTTTTGCCGGGGAATTATTAACCGAAGCAATCAATGTCTTAAAACCAGCCCTTGGGGGTGGTGATTCGACTGTGATTGGTACTATTTTATTAGGAACTGTTCATGGTGATTTACATGATATTGGCAAAAATATTTTCCGTAGTATGTCAGAAGCGGCGGGATTTGAAGTAGTTGATTTGGGGATCGATGTTTCATCTGATGTTTTTGTTGAAAAAGCAAAAGAATTCAAACCGCAGATTATCGGGATGAGTGGTGTTTTGACTTTAGCCATTGATTCGATGAAAGAAACTGTGGATGCCGTTAAAGCAGCGGGCATTGATGCTAAAATTATTATTGGTGGGAATCCAGTAACTAAAGAAGCCTGTGAATATGTGGGAGCAGATATTTTTACTACAAATGCGGCTGAAGGCGTGAAATTATGTCAAGAGTGGATGTAA